The DNA segment AGGGGCGGCCGCAGATATCTTCCCTATGTCTTTACAGAACAGGGTGTGGCAATGCTCTCAAGTGCATTGAACAGTGAACGAGCAATTCAAGTTAATATCGCTATCATGAGGGTATTCGTCAAATTAAGAGAAATGATAGCTTCCAATAAAGAACTTTCTAGGAGACTTGATGAGCTTGAAAAGAACTATGACACACAATTCAAGGTTGTTTTTGACGCCATTCGTCAATTGATGGCTTCACCGGAACCGAAAAGGAGAAAGATAGGCTTTTGAGATGAAACAAAAAGTTGGTAATATGCCAAGAATAAACGAAGCGACGGATACTGATCCCTGCTTAATACTTGCAGAGCCCGCCCCGTACTTGATACGGGGGACAAGTTTGAAGGTAATTTACCCCGTTAGAAAATCCTTTTCTAATGGGGTTGCAAGGTTACAGCATCTCGGCTGGAAGCGGGGAGATACTTTATCAGGCAAATGTTACATTAAGCATCATGTAACAGGATAACTGCCGTTATTTCTTCTTAAGCAAAAAAGATTGGAATTTAAAACAATGCCGAATCTTCTAAACTATAAATACGAGATATTCCCGACAAGACCGCAAAGGGCGCAACTCTATCGCATCCTCAGGGAATCCAAATATCAGTGGAACAAGGCTGTTACTATTAGAAAAAAACTCAAGGCCGCTCTTGTCTCCGGTCAAATTGAATATGTAATCAATGCCTGTCTCTCTGCCGAAAAAAGCGATACGCAAGCACAGCGGGTCAATGCCATTCAAAAAAAATATCCTGACATGGATTTTGAAAAAGCAACAGTCTGCTATGACTTTAAAAATATTATTGGCAATGTGTTGGGAGACCTGCCGCCTGAAAAATTATTTGATGTAAAATCACTGGCTGACGAACTTAAAACAAAACATCAAGAAGAAGTTTCAAAAAGAAAAGAGGCAATAGCAAATGGGATTGAAAGGAGAAAATTGCCAAAACTTACTGTGTTTTGGCAACTCATAAGGGCAATAAATAAATACGCCGGGTATGCCGCAAAGGCGTATATGGATAAGTCTTTTGAGCCAAGCATGAGTCTTTCCAGTGTAAGATTCAACATCTCCGGCAGCGCAAAGTCGCACCGATGGAATAAGGCGGTTCAGCCGTCTAAAGAACAGCGGGCTTATGGCGCAACAGGCGAGCCGAATTATAAAAGAAGATGCGATGGATTTTCATTTCAGATACCGCAGGATAAATCAGATAAGATTTCAGAGATATTCCGCGCAAAGCGGCGAAACCGTGGTCACCAGATTTTTATAAACCCGCTTTACGAAAGAAATAGATGGATTGATGCGGCATATCACAGGGAAATCCCAGAGGGAAGCAGGATAAAGCAAATGACCGTGAATGAGCGGGCAGGGCATTTCTTTGCAGTTTTAGCCTGCGAAGTTCCAGACAGCGCATGGCTGATTGCGCCGATGCAGGCGGGCTGGTGGGCAGGCATAGACCCGGGCGCGAAAACAGCCCTGACTGTTGCGTTTCATAATGCCGAAACCTCCGAGGCGCGACAGGCAGCAATCCATTATCAGTTTCTTGAAAAGGGGCTTGATAAATTGGAAAAAATCCAGCAGAACCTTGCCAAAAAACAGGGACCAAAAAGAAAAAGGACAGAGGATGAGATAAACAAAGAGCTGGCTCAATTTTCTGCAAAGCGGTCAACTCAAAAACTTCCTGAACAAGAGAGAAATAAAACAATTGCAAAAGAAAAAGAACGGCTTGAAAAGAAAATGGTTCGTCAAGAGATGAGCAACTCTTGGAAAAAACTTTCCCGCAAGGTCGGGGGATTGAATTACAGGATTGCAAACCAGCGGCTTGATGTCCTGCATAAGATAAGCCGTTTTTTGGTTGAAGGGTGCGACGGCATAGGCATAGGCCATTGGGAACCTGAACGAGAGGTGTCGTATAGAAAAAGACGAAAGGCGCTTTTAAAACAGGTTAAGGCAAATGTTGAAGGCGCAAAAGAAAAACTAAAAGAACTTGAAGAAGAAAAATCAAAGCAAGGACCAAAAGGCGTAAAAAAGACCCGCAGGGGCGGAAGGGACAGGTCTATTGCCACGCTTCGCAGGATGGTTGAAGAAAAGGCAAAAAGGTCGGGGGCGGTTGTATATCCTGATATAAACGAGGCAGGCTCAACAATGACCTGCTTAAATTGTGGGGCAAAGACAGGCCCAACAGGAAAGGAAAATCTTTCTGTCAGGGAATGGGGATGCACAGAATGCAATGCAAAACATCATAGAGATTTGAACAGCGCATTTAATATACTCAAAAAGACCAAAGAAGAATATGCCGCAGCCCAAGCGGCAGCCTCGGCAACGGGGCAGATTGCCACCAGAACGATGACTCACGGGACAACGGTTCAGTCCGGCAGCAGTCCAGCCGGATTCCGTGTTAGGGAGTCTTCCGGGAAAGGTGGCTTTTCGTTCAAAAATGCTCTGCCTGATTTCTGGGTGGAAGTCGGAAGGCAGGAGGAGGCGCCGAAGGCATTCAAGTCCCTAATCCAGATGGGGGTTGCCCGGTCTCTTGCAGAACAAGAACCGGAAAAAAACCAGCGCCAAAGCCCTCCATAAAGCACTTGGATATGTGAAAAAATGTGGGGAAAACACAATTTTTCTGCATATTCCAAAGAGTTGCATGACATCTGCTGTTGCAGAGCGGATTTTGAACGGAAGTTGGGACAGACAGACCAGCCGGACTGTCTTGAGACATGCTGTTGCAGAGCGGATTTTGAACGGAAGTTGGGACGCAAGTGGAAGTATGACGCAAAAGCTGTTGCAGAGCAGAGCCGTGTAGGTTGGGTTGAGCTTTGCGAAACCCAACAAACCATTGCAATAAATCGTTGGGTTGAAAAACGCAACCCAACCTACGCACTCGCAACAAATGGCTTAATCATCGCCATTCAGGTTTTGAGAGAATAAAAATATTTGAGGGTGTATAATGCTGATCGGTCTTACAGGCGGCATCGCATCAGGGAAAAGTCTTGTTACTGAGGAATTAAAACGGCTCGGCGCGCTTCTCATTGATGCTGATGAGATAGCGAGAGAGATGGTTATGCCCGGTTTGCCCGCATATCAGAATATTGTTAAGGAATTTGGGCAAGGGATACTGAATCCTGATAAGACCATAAACCGCAAGACCCTCGGCGCTATTGTCTTTTCTAACCCAAAACTTAGAAAGAGGCTTGAGCAAATAACTCATCCGGGGATATTGGGGGAGATAGATAAAAGGATTTTAGCTATAAAGGATAAAGACCCAAAGGCCATTATTGTAGTTGATGCAGCGCTTCTCATTGAAGTCGGGCTTCATAAAAAAATGGATAAAGTAATTGTGGTGTATGCGGATGAAAAAACCCAGATAGCGCGATTGATGAAAAGGGATGGCCTTTCTTACAACGAGGCAAAAGACCGCATTTCAGCCCAGATGAATTTAAATGAAAAGAAAAAATGTGCTGATTTTGTTATAGAGAATGTGGAAGGAATGGGGAAGAAAGATGTAAGAGAGGAAGTTAAAAAGATATTTGAGCAGTTAAAAGGCAAAAGGTAATTATATGGAACATCCATAAGCCAGCGGCTCATAAAATGAGAATGAAAATCAACCCCACCCTCACCTGAAACATCCATTAAGGATGTTTCAGTCCTCTCCCTGAGGGAGAGGAGACTTTTTTTGTTCCCTCCCCTTCAAGGGGAGGGTTAGGGTGGGGATGGGGTAAGAGAGGATATTTTTAGATGCAACTTACCATCGGACCGGTCTTATTTGACTGGAAAAAAGAGGAACTTTTAAGGTTCTATGATGAAGTGGCGGATATGCCTGTGGACAGGGTGTATCTGGGCGAGGTGGTATGCGTTAAGAAGAAGGGACTTTCTGTTAAAGAGATTGAAGAAATTGGCAAGAAACTGGGGAAGGCAGGCAAAGAAGTGGCGATCTCAAGTCTTGCGGTGGTGAGCAATGAGGAGGAGTTAAGGTTGACAAGAGATATTGCCGCATTGCCTTTTTCAGTTGAGGCAAATGACATGTCAGTATTTAATATAGTCAGAAGCCAGAAAGAGATTATTGCTGGTCCCCATATAACCACATACAATGTCCCATCTATAGAATTTCTGCAAGGGTTAGGAGTTAAAAGGGTTGTCTTTCCTGTAGAGCTTTCAAGGGATTCCATTAGACATTGCATACAGAATACTGGTATATATTCAGAGGTATTTGCCCACGGCAAGGTTCCGCTGGCATTTTCGTGGAGGTGTTATACATCAAGGGCATACGGGCTGAATAAAGCTAACTGCCAGCATCACTGCAAACTTCACCTTGACGGCATGCCTTTAAAAACTATTGAAGGAGAACCGACTTTTACAATCAACGGAACATCCGTCTTAAGCGCCTTAACCTATACACTGGTTGAGGTAATTGAAGATTTAAAAATCATCGGCGTAAATGCTTTGCGAATCTCTCCGCAATATCAGCATACAAAAAAGATTGTAGATGTATTTAAAAAGCGGCTTGATGGTATAATAGGGCCGGATGAAGGTATGGCAATGCTTCAAGAAACAAGTCCGCAGGGATTTTGCAATGGGTGGTATTTTGGAAAAGCAGGGAAGGAATATGAAAAATCAGAGTTATTGATTCAATGAATAATATAAATTTAAAGGAGGACACCATGACCGACATACTGGATAAAGCTATTTTGATAGGAATTGGCTTGGAAAAAAGAGCAAAAGATATTTTGAATGAATTGGCAAGTGAGGGGAAAGAGGCAAAGACAGGAGAAGGTGGAGAACTTCCACCAAAGCAGGAACTGGAAAACAAATTGGTAGAGGAAGGCACAAAGGCGGTCAGAGAGATTATTGCCACTGTAAAGGCTGGGAAGGAAAAGGTTGATAAGGAAATAGAAGAGGCTGTCCAGCATCTTCTGGAAAAATTCAAGGTTGCCACAAAAGACGATATGGAGATTATAGAAAAGATGGCGCAAGTTGCGCGGGAAAAGGTGGATGCGCTGGAAAAACGAATTGAGAAGTTAGAAAAGAAATAAAAAGGGGCAAGGCGGGGTATTCTATATGAATCAAAAAAGACATGCCCCCGAAGGCTTTAATCGGGGAACGGAAGTCTCCATAGGTCTCATCCAGACATCGGTTACGAAAGATATTCAGGAGAATATTCGTAAAACTGTCGGATTGGTAAGAAAGGCGGCAAAAGAAGGCGCTGAGATTATCTGCCTTCAGGAGCTTTTCAGCACCGTCTATTTTCCCCAGCACGAAAGGCTTGACGCATCAGGGTTTGCGGAAACGATACCCGGAGATACGGTAAGCCTCTTCTCAAGATTGGCAAAAGAGTTGGGCATTGTAATTATAGTCCCCCTCTTTGAGAAGGCGCAGAACGGCAGCTATTATAATTCCGCCGTTACCATAGACGCGGACGGAGGCATTCTGGGCGTATATCGCAAGATACATATCCCCTTTGATAAGCTCTTCTATGAGAAGAATTATTTTAAAGACGGCGATTTGGGTTATCAGGTCTATAAAACCAGGTTCGCTTCCATCGGAGTCCTCATCTGTTATGACCAGTGGAACCCGGAAGCGGCAAGGATAAATACGCTCATGGGCGCAGATATAATTTTTTACCCCACGGCTATAGGCTGGATAAAGGGGCATACATCGCAGGACGGCGACTGGCACAATGCATGGGAGACAGTTCAACGCGGTCATGCTGTGGCAAACGGCGTTCATGTCGCGGCAGTCAATAGGGTTGGAGAGGAAGATAGGCTTAACTTCTGGGGCGGTTCATTTGTTTCAGACGCCTTTGGAAAAGTGATAAAAAAGGCAAGCAGCGAGGAGGAAGAGGCGCTGGTTGTCCAAGTGGATCTGGGCA comes from the Deltaproteobacteria bacterium genome and includes:
- a CDS encoding ORF6N domain-containing protein, encoding MAALVPIEAIEGKILLIRGHKVMLDSSLAELYGVATKVLIQAVKRNARRFPPDFMFQLNNQEVISLRSQFVTSKSGRGGRRYLPYVFTEQGVAMLSSALNSERAIQVNIAIMRVFVKLREMIASNKELSRRLDELEKNYDTQFKVVFDAIRQLMASPEPKRRKIGF
- a CDS encoding zinc ribbon domain-containing protein, whose product is MEFKTMPNLLNYKYEIFPTRPQRAQLYRILRESKYQWNKAVTIRKKLKAALVSGQIEYVINACLSAEKSDTQAQRVNAIQKKYPDMDFEKATVCYDFKNIIGNVLGDLPPEKLFDVKSLADELKTKHQEEVSKRKEAIANGIERRKLPKLTVFWQLIRAINKYAGYAAKAYMDKSFEPSMSLSSVRFNISGSAKSHRWNKAVQPSKEQRAYGATGEPNYKRRCDGFSFQIPQDKSDKISEIFRAKRRNRGHQIFINPLYERNRWIDAAYHREIPEGSRIKQMTVNERAGHFFAVLACEVPDSAWLIAPMQAGWWAGIDPGAKTALTVAFHNAETSEARQAAIHYQFLEKGLDKLEKIQQNLAKKQGPKRKRTEDEINKELAQFSAKRSTQKLPEQERNKTIAKEKERLEKKMVRQEMSNSWKKLSRKVGGLNYRIANQRLDVLHKISRFLVEGCDGIGIGHWEPEREVSYRKRRKALLKQVKANVEGAKEKLKELEEEKSKQGPKGVKKTRRGGRDRSIATLRRMVEEKAKRSGAVVYPDINEAGSTMTCLNCGAKTGPTGKENLSVREWGCTECNAKHHRDLNSAFNILKKTKEEYAAAQAAASATGQIATRTMTHGTTVQSGSSPAGFRVRESSGKGGFSFKNALPDFWVEVGRQEEAPKAFKSLIQMGVARSLAEQEPEKNQRQSPP
- the coaE gene encoding dephospho-CoA kinase (Dephospho-CoA kinase (CoaE) performs the final step in coenzyme A biosynthesis.) encodes the protein MLIGLTGGIASGKSLVTEELKRLGALLIDADEIAREMVMPGLPAYQNIVKEFGQGILNPDKTINRKTLGAIVFSNPKLRKRLEQITHPGILGEIDKRILAIKDKDPKAIIVVDAALLIEVGLHKKMDKVIVVYADEKTQIARLMKRDGLSYNEAKDRISAQMNLNEKKKCADFVIENVEGMGKKDVREEVKKIFEQLKGKR
- a CDS encoding U32 family peptidase, with translation MQLTIGPVLFDWKKEELLRFYDEVADMPVDRVYLGEVVCVKKKGLSVKEIEEIGKKLGKAGKEVAISSLAVVSNEEELRLTRDIAALPFSVEANDMSVFNIVRSQKEIIAGPHITTYNVPSIEFLQGLGVKRVVFPVELSRDSIRHCIQNTGIYSEVFAHGKVPLAFSWRCYTSRAYGLNKANCQHHCKLHLDGMPLKTIEGEPTFTINGTSVLSALTYTLVEVIEDLKIIGVNALRISPQYQHTKKIVDVFKKRLDGIIGPDEGMAMLQETSPQGFCNGWYFGKAGKEYEKSELLIQ